The following are encoded together in the Lathyrus oleraceus cultivar Zhongwan6 chromosome 3, CAAS_Psat_ZW6_1.0, whole genome shotgun sequence genome:
- the LOC127131536 gene encoding zinc finger BED domain-containing protein RICESLEEPER 2-like, protein MGQPNQTIPTEYVMNEVGSTTTTEVVGAELVNTQPTKKRKASASGSRQSSACWEHFIRLPDDLVDTPTAACKHCHKKYLCDPRTHGTTNMNHHILKCAKKPRTIDPTQTILTYPSAEGSSLGHVSSKFDKQACRKALSIFVVLDEQPFSAVEGEGFKYYSKVMQPQFTLPSRRTVARDCFQLHLDEKQKLKAFFKSDCNRVALTTDCWTSIQNQNYLTLTAHFVDNEWNYQKRIISFTVIPNHKGDTVGRKIEEVLRDWGIRNVSTITVDNATSNDVAVAYLHRKISTMNGMMGDGKCFHMRCAAHILNLVVNEGLKDKHLSITSVRDAVRFVKSLPHRAAKFKECIEFAGITCKKLVCLDVSTRWNATYLMLEAAEKFQAAFDKLEYEESSYREFFGKGSPPSSDDWDIVRAFISFLKLFYEATNVFSTSQSVSLHSAFHQVSAIYCELKQATMNLNDVFASVGGDMMEKYNRYWGCATKMNKLIYFGIIQDTS, encoded by the coding sequence ATGGGTCAGCCTAATCAAACTATACCTACTGAATATGTCATGAATGAAGTtggttcaacaacaacaactgaAGTTGTTGGAGCAGAATTAGTTAATACCCAACCTACAAAGAAGAGGAAAGCTAGTGCAAGTGGTTCTAGGCAATCATCTGCTTGTTGGGAGCACTTTATTAGATTACCAGATGACTTAGTTGATACACCAACTGCAGCTTGTAAACACTGCCACAAAAAATACCTATGTGACCCTAGGACTCATGGCACCACCAACATGAACCATCACATTCTAAAATGTGCAAAGAAGCCTAGAACCATTGATCCCACCCAAACTATTTTGACATACCCCTCTGCAGAAGGATCTAGTTTGGGTCATGTTAGCTCCAAATTTGACAAGCAAGCTTGTAGAAAAGCTTTGTCAATTTTTGTGGTTCTAGATGAACAACCATTTAGTGCAGTTGAGGGGGAAGGTTTTAAGTACTATTCTAAAGTAATGCAGCCCCAGTTTACTCTCCCATCTAGGCGTACAGTAGCTAGAGACTGTTTTCAGCTACACTTGGATGAGAAACAAAAACTAAAAGCCTTCTTTAAGTCTGACTGCAATAGAGTAGCACTTACTACTGATTGTTGGACTTCTATCCAAAATCAAAACTACTTAACCCTTACGGCACACTTTGTGGATAACGAATGGAACTATCAAAAGAGAATTATAAGCTTCACAGTTATTCCAAACCACAAGGGTGATACGGTAGGTAGGAAGATTGAAGAGGTGTTAAGGGATTGGGGAATTAGGAATGTGTCTACCATAACTGTTGATAATGCAACTTCAAATGATGTAGCTGTAGCATATTTGCATAGAAAAATATCAACTATGAATGGGATGATGGGGGATGGAAAATGTTTTCATATGAGGTGCGCTGCTCACATATTGAATTTGGTGGTAAATGAGGGTTTGAAAGATAAGCATTTGTCTATTACTAGTGTTAGGGATGCTGTTAGATTTGTCAAGTCCTTGCCTCATAGGGCAGCCAAGTTTAAAGAGTGCATTGAATTTGCTGGAATAACTTGTAAAAAACTAGTATGTCTCGATGTTTCAACTCGTTGGAACGCGACATATTTGatgcttgaggctgcagagaaATTTCAAGCTGCTTTTGATAAGCTTGAGTATGAAGAGTCGAGCTATAGGGAGTTCTTTGGAAAAGGTAGTCCTCCTAGTAGTGATGATTGGGACATTGTTAGAGCTTTCATCTCTTTTTTAAAGTTATTCTATGAAGCAACTAATGTTTTTTCCACCTCTCAAAGTGTGAGTTTGCATAGTGCTTTTCACCAAGTGTCTGCGATCTATTGTGAGCTGAAGCAAGCTACTATGAACTTAAATGATGTTTTTGCAAGTGTGGGTGGGGACATGATGGAAAAGTATAATAGATATTGGGGGTGTGCTACTAAGATGAACAAGTTGATTTATTTTGGAATCATCCAAGATACAAGTTGA